The following are encoded together in the Bradymonas sediminis genome:
- a CDS encoding fibronectin type III domain-containing protein — MASLLVMSCSGTDPSGGPEDIGEDGASHDEQEDIGRENDLDVDVDSSEIEDSDVEEVSPGLQNVSVHPLEGLVLISWDLPQNDTLTHIRITGSPAELMWGEAERIIEPTATRYLFGGLVNDIRYSFEIQAFAGDMEVGDPFIFRTLPFSRPLLSLASDSSHYIFDSIRKRPALGWDSLVDYVVNAYNWSPDGTKVVVSIFDSAGKGRRCALLDRVTREEIYLEYSDEFGEFCFYGFSWSPDSHRLAFRSLSLDGRAVHTVLNVQTGEIERDWPVFAGLYTAALDWSPDGDRFALGIDSGDIPERLTILDSRTKEIESDWPDLFEHGVRSAISNMQWSPDSKRLAMHYTISEHPGMSNDYIIIDADSKTIDTGWPELIFDEITNLYWSPDGELLILLSSGSPGGGMQVINTSTKENIAGWPMDWPSTSIQDIAWSHDSQRIAIAGSTNPYLVIVDRSTMEIDEEWTLLGSRARGVEWSPQHDPPGAPTQVELHRTDSGATLSWEAPVGATILDYRITIAPADQVDGPADYLINEATVSEHLIEGLNPDVDYTVSIHAISVFGVGEPAIISSTP, encoded by the coding sequence TTGGCAAGCCTGCTTGTGATGAGCTGTTCCGGTACAGATCCATCGGGTGGACCGGAAGATATTGGAGAGGATGGGGCGAGTCATGATGAACAGGAAGATATAGGCAGAGAGAACGATTTAGATGTCGATGTAGACAGCAGTGAAATCGAAGATTCTGACGTCGAAGAGGTCAGTCCTGGCTTGCAAAACGTCTCGGTCCACCCTTTGGAAGGTTTGGTGCTGATAAGTTGGGATTTACCACAAAATGATACTCTTACCCATATTCGTATCACAGGCTCGCCAGCGGAGCTGATGTGGGGCGAAGCCGAGCGTATTATCGAGCCGACGGCGACCCGCTATTTATTTGGTGGCCTGGTCAATGATATCCGATATTCCTTTGAAATTCAGGCGTTTGCTGGCGATATGGAAGTTGGTGACCCCTTTATTTTCCGTACTCTCCCTTTCTCGCGCCCGCTGCTATCTCTGGCAAGCGATTCATCGCATTATATCTTTGATAGTATACGCAAGCGACCCGCACTGGGATGGGATTCGCTCGTCGATTATGTTGTTAACGCCTATAATTGGTCTCCCGATGGGACAAAAGTAGTTGTTTCCATTTTTGATAGCGCCGGCAAGGGTCGGCGGTGTGCGTTACTCGACCGCGTAACCCGAGAGGAAATCTACCTTGAATACTCTGATGAGTTTGGTGAGTTTTGCTTTTATGGTTTTAGTTGGTCGCCGGATAGTCATCGCTTGGCCTTCCGTTCGTTGTCATTGGATGGGCGAGCGGTTCATACCGTTTTGAATGTACAAACGGGAGAAATCGAGCGCGACTGGCCGGTTTTTGCCGGTCTTTATACCGCTGCCCTGGATTGGTCGCCCGATGGCGACCGATTCGCCTTAGGGATTGACTCGGGCGATATTCCCGAGCGATTAACGATACTGGATTCCCGTACAAAAGAGATTGAATCAGATTGGCCTGATCTATTTGAACACGGAGTTAGATCTGCAATTTCTAATATGCAATGGTCGCCAGACTCAAAGCGGCTCGCTATGCACTATACTATCAGTGAACATCCCGGAATGAGTAATGATTATATTATTATTGATGCAGACAGCAAGACGATCGATACAGGTTGGCCTGAATTAATTTTTGATGAAATAACCAATCTTTATTGGTCACCAGACGGTGAGCTTTTAATCCTACTTAGTTCTGGATCGCCAGGTGGCGGGATGCAGGTAATTAACACTAGCACCAAGGAGAATATAGCTGGCTGGCCCATGGACTGGCCTAGTACAAGTATACAAGATATTGCCTGGTCGCATGATAGTCAGAGGATAGCAATCGCAGGTTCGACAAATCCTTATCTTGTTATTGTTGACCGAAGCACGATGGAAATAGATGAGGAGTGGACACTTCTCGGCTCGCGTGCCAGGGGGGTTGAGTGGTCGCCTCAACACGACCCTCCCGGCGCACCTACACAGGTTGAACTCCACCGTACCGACTCCGGAGCGACCTTATCGTGGGAAGCGCCGGTTGGCGCGACCATTCTCGACTACCGCATCACCATCGCTCCCGCGGACCAAGTCGATGGCCCTGCCGACTATCTTATAAACGAGGCCACCGTCAGCGAGCATCTTATCGAGGGGCTGAACCCTGACGTGGACTATACGGTCTCGATTCATGCCATTTCGGTCTTTGGGGTTGGCGAGCCAGCCATTATTTCCTCAACGCCCTGA
- a CDS encoding RNA methyltransferase produces MAVSNLEQIVVILWEPQDDINIGNTVRACKNFGITDIRLVRPRVADPERISISAPKAMDVIESMRHCATLEEALEGCVYALATTARARHQEHIVTEPRGAALKAVEVASSGAGKVAYLFGREDAGLTNEAIDRCHSIITIPTRPDYSSLNLGQAVLLNMWEVFRVATGVGVEEPDVRVARPSSEFPPANLEAMEHMYALIERVIGYTEFFKTPTNDHIMRMLRSVLTRAGLDRREQSTWFGIFHELERTLKKLQLEESE; encoded by the coding sequence GTGGCAGTCTCCAACCTTGAGCAAATCGTTGTCATCCTGTGGGAGCCACAGGATGACATCAATATTGGAAATACCGTGCGGGCGTGTAAGAATTTCGGGATCACCGACATTCGACTGGTGCGCCCGCGCGTTGCCGATCCGGAGCGCATCTCGATCAGCGCCCCCAAGGCGATGGACGTCATCGAGTCGATGCGCCACTGCGCCACCCTCGAAGAGGCGCTGGAGGGCTGCGTCTACGCCCTCGCCACGACCGCGCGGGCGCGCCACCAGGAGCATATCGTCACCGAACCCCGCGGTGCGGCCCTAAAGGCCGTCGAAGTCGCGTCCAGCGGCGCCGGCAAGGTCGCGTATCTCTTCGGGCGCGAGGACGCCGGCCTCACCAACGAAGCCATCGACCGCTGCCATAGCATCATCACCATCCCCACCCGCCCCGATTATAGCTCGCTTAACCTCGGCCAGGCCGTCCTGCTCAATATGTGGGAGGTCTTCCGGGTCGCCACCGGCGTCGGGGTCGAAGAGCCCGACGTGCGCGTCGCCCGCCCCTCCAGCGAATTCCCCCCGGCCAACCTCGAGGCCATGGAGCATATGTACGCGCTCATCGAGCGCGTCATCGGGTACACCGAGTTCTTTAAGACCCCCACCAACGACCATATCATGCGCATGCTGCGCAGCGTGCTGACCCGCGCCGGGCTGGACCGCCGCGAGCAGTCGACCTGGTTTGGGATTTTTCATGAGTTGGAGCGTACGCTGAAGAAGCTTCAGTTGGAAGAATCAGAATAA
- the ftsZ gene encoding cell division protein FtsZ: MLEFDDDMLPESARIKVIGVGGGGGNAINTMIAEGIDNVEFVAANTDMQALENNFAPTKIQLGGNLTKGLGAGANPEVGHSSALEDQARIEEVLAGADMVFVTAGMGGGTGTGAAPVIANIARELGALTVGVVTKPFNFEGRRRRRQAEKGIENLAAAVDTLITIPNQRLLAISGDDTTILDAFKMADEVLLHAVQGISDLITIRGMVNVDFADVRTIMNGKGMALMGTGRASGPDRALAAAEMAVSSPLLEDVSIEGATGILINITGGYDLTLKEINDAASFIEAVTDEDAHIIFGNVIAEEMRDEIQITVIATGFEQSRQRALDAQQAAAQQQRPAARITRPMRAEIAASPAVHPRDASDEYERRRHITTGTYEAQPREAAEQDDRRASFIRTPSGGTVRPTTGGLTPTEEEQMDVPTFLRKPKQHKDG; this comes from the coding sequence ATGCTTGAATTTGATGACGACATGCTCCCAGAATCGGCCCGTATCAAGGTTATTGGTGTCGGTGGCGGAGGCGGAAACGCCATCAACACGATGATCGCCGAAGGGATCGATAACGTCGAGTTTGTGGCCGCCAACACGGATATGCAGGCGCTGGAGAATAACTTCGCGCCGACCAAAATCCAGCTCGGCGGCAACCTGACCAAGGGGCTGGGCGCCGGGGCAAATCCCGAGGTCGGCCACAGCTCCGCGCTCGAGGACCAGGCGCGCATCGAAGAAGTCCTGGCCGGCGCGGATATGGTCTTCGTGACCGCGGGTATGGGCGGCGGCACCGGGACCGGTGCGGCTCCGGTGATCGCGAATATCGCGCGTGAGCTCGGCGCCCTGACCGTCGGCGTCGTGACCAAACCCTTCAACTTCGAAGGGCGTCGCCGCCGCCGTCAGGCCGAGAAGGGCATCGAGAACCTCGCCGCGGCCGTCGACACGCTGATCACCATTCCCAACCAGCGCCTGCTCGCTATTTCCGGCGATGACACCACGATCCTCGACGCCTTTAAGATGGCCGACGAGGTCCTGCTGCACGCGGTCCAGGGAATCAGTGACCTCATCACGATTCGCGGTATGGTCAACGTCGACTTTGCCGACGTGCGCACGATTATGAACGGCAAGGGCATGGCCCTGATGGGCACCGGACGCGCGAGCGGCCCGGACCGCGCACTCGCCGCCGCCGAAATGGCCGTTTCCTCGCCGCTGCTCGAAGACGTCTCCATCGAGGGCGCGACCGGCATCCTGATCAATATCACCGGCGGCTACGACCTCACGCTCAAAGAGATCAACGACGCGGCCAGCTTCATCGAAGCCGTCACCGACGAAGACGCGCATATCATCTTCGGCAACGTCATCGCCGAAGAGATGCGCGACGAGATTCAGATCACGGTCATCGCCACCGGGTTTGAGCAGAGCCGTCAGCGCGCGCTCGACGCACAGCAGGCCGCCGCCCAACAGCAGCGCCCCGCCGCGCGCATCACGCGCCCGATGCGCGCCGAGATCGCCGCCTCGCCCGCGGTACACCCGCGCGACGCCAGCGACGAGTACGAGCGTCGTCGCCATATCACCACCGGCACCTACGAGGCCCAGCCGCGCGAGGCCGCCGAGCAAGACGACCGCCGCGCCAGCTTCATCCGCACCCCCAGCGGCGGCACCGTGCGCCCGACCACCGGCGGGCTCACCCCCACCGAGGAAGAGCAAATGGACGTGCCGACCTTCCTGCGAAAGCCCAAACAGCATAAAGACGGATAA
- the ftsA gene encoding cell division protein FtsA: MRNRDKIVVGLDIGTTKIACIIGEVGEHGIDVIGIGTHPSTGLRKGVVINIDATIDSIGKAVEEAELMAGCEVNRVYAGIAGGHVKGFNSRGIVAIKDKEVSREDLARVVDAARAVAMPMDRQVIHVIPREYIIDDQEGIKEPLGMTGVRLESSVHMVTASVTSARNIVKCANACGLDVADIVLEPLASSEAVLSEDEKELGIAVVDVGGGTTDIAIYSKGSLVHTAVLSIGGNHLTNDIAVGLRTPMAEAERIKQKYGCAMTGRVGAEETIEVPSVGGRPPRILSRQILSEIIEPRVEEIFAYVGRELKNSGFEDQLTSGVVITGGTTILESMPELAEEILGLPVRRGVPGGVGGLVDVVRNPKFATGVGLVLHGAKEPDIDAYCAEETGFYRRFTARVGQWFSDMF, from the coding sequence ATGCGAAATCGGGATAAAATTGTTGTTGGGCTGGATATTGGAACGACCAAGATTGCGTGCATCATCGGCGAGGTCGGTGAACACGGAATCGACGTGATCGGGATCGGTACCCATCCGTCGACCGGGCTTCGAAAGGGCGTGGTCATCAATATTGACGCCACCATCGACTCGATCGGCAAAGCCGTCGAGGAAGCCGAGCTTATGGCGGGCTGCGAGGTCAACCGCGTCTACGCCGGCATCGCCGGCGGCCACGTTAAAGGCTTTAACTCGCGCGGCATCGTCGCGATCAAAGATAAAGAGGTCTCCCGCGAAGACCTGGCGCGCGTCGTGGACGCCGCCCGCGCCGTCGCCATGCCGATGGACCGTCAGGTGATTCACGTCATCCCGCGTGAATATATCATCGACGACCAGGAAGGCATCAAAGAGCCGCTGGGCATGACCGGCGTGCGCCTTGAGTCCAGCGTGCATATGGTGACCGCGTCGGTCACCAGCGCTCGTAATATCGTCAAATGCGCCAACGCCTGCGGGCTCGATGTTGCCGACATCGTCCTCGAGCCGCTCGCCAGCTCCGAAGCCGTCCTGAGCGAAGACGAGAAGGAATTGGGCATCGCCGTGGTCGACGTCGGCGGCGGCACCACCGATATCGCGATTTATAGCAAGGGCAGCCTGGTCCACACCGCGGTCCTGTCGATCGGCGGCAACCACCTGACCAATGATATCGCGGTCGGCCTGCGCACCCCGATGGCCGAGGCCGAGCGCATCAAGCAAAAATACGGCTGCGCCATGACCGGACGCGTCGGCGCCGAAGAGACCATCGAGGTTCCCTCGGTCGGCGGGCGTCCCCCGCGCATCCTGAGCCGCCAGATCCTCAGCGAGATCATCGAGCCGCGCGTCGAAGAGATCTTCGCCTATGTCGGCCGCGAGCTGAAGAACTCGGGCTTCGAGGATCAACTCACCAGCGGTGTGGTTATCACTGGTGGGACGACCATCCTTGAGAGCATGCCCGAATTGGCCGAGGAAATCCTCGGCTTGCCCGTGCGCCGCGGCGTGCCCGGCGGCGTGGGCGGGTTGGTCGATGTCGTTCGAAATCCCAAATTCGCCACCGGCGTAGGTCTTGTCTTGCACGGGGCAAAAGAACCCGATATTGACGCCTACTGCGCCGAAGAAACCGGCTTTTACCGGCGCTTTACCGCCCGCGTAGGCCAGTGGTTTTCGGACATGTTCTAA
- a CDS encoding cell division protein FtsQ/DivIB, which yields MRQRVESVGERFIGLGRKLLPLVFLAAVAIGVPFGIFQAYLSTVSGTYFELSEITVSGLAHVEREPLLKKAGLRPGRNIFDIDLERTRASIAGHPWVREVEVERRLPNTVQVTLAEYTPVAVLVGERYRLISEDGDIFDTIEPGDSLNAFLHLPMISGLEVTRKQDDSSEASARPSTLTLVDKAVFLEAMEVASLYEEMGFSEWEPLSEIHVDTTLGLSLVSADTGIEIRLGRGRYRQRLERLKVVQRSIVERAMEVDYILIDQETDLSRVAVGQRYGEKVGLGGAP from the coding sequence ATGCGACAACGTGTCGAGTCGGTTGGTGAACGCTTTATCGGCCTGGGGCGCAAGCTATTGCCCCTGGTCTTTTTAGCGGCCGTTGCGATCGGCGTACCCTTCGGGATCTTCCAAGCTTACCTGAGCACCGTCTCCGGCACATACTTCGAGCTCTCAGAAATCACCGTCAGCGGGCTCGCTCATGTTGAGCGCGAGCCGCTCCTCAAGAAAGCCGGGCTTCGGCCCGGGCGAAATATCTTTGATATTGATCTGGAGCGCACGCGCGCCTCGATCGCCGGGCACCCCTGGGTGCGCGAGGTCGAGGTGGAGCGTCGACTGCCCAATACGGTGCAGGTGACGCTGGCCGAATACACCCCGGTCGCGGTGCTGGTCGGCGAGCGCTACCGTCTTATCAGTGAAGACGGTGATATCTTCGACACCATCGAGCCTGGGGATTCCCTCAACGCGTTTCTTCACCTGCCGATGATCAGCGGCCTTGAGGTCACGCGAAAGCAGGACGATTCGAGCGAAGCGTCGGCCCGGCCGTCCACGCTGACGTTGGTGGATAAGGCGGTGTTTTTGGAGGCCATGGAGGTCGCGAGTCTCTACGAAGAGATGGGCTTCTCGGAGTGGGAGCCGCTCAGCGAGATTCATGTCGACACGACGCTCGGGTTGAGCCTGGTGAGCGCCGACACCGGCATTGAGATACGGCTGGGAAGAGGGCGCTATCGCCAGCGGTTGGAGCGCTTGAAGGTGGTGCAGCGGTCAATCGTCGAGCGCGCCATGGAGGTCGATTATATCTTAATCGACCAGGAAACGGATTTGAGTCGTGTGGCGGTAGGGCAACGCTACGGAGAAAAAGTGGGCCTGGGAGGGGCGCCGTGA
- a CDS encoding D-alanine--D-alanine ligase — protein sequence MQDQAKENTKVADLLYASIQKDARRGQRVGVVTGGQSSERAISLRTGEGFVGALKKLGYEPLVYDMPADLGKLVADRPDALLLGLHGGAGENGVLQGFLETLGVAYTGSGVLASALAMDKGHAKAVLNHAGVPTPSGLRLAGFGDFDFEAVNADLDALGLELPLVVKPNDEGSSVGVYLCKEETDFAVALDTLWDREVGEGTPAILVEQFLNGPEYTVGFFDDICLGSIEVTPEDGFYDYRAKYESDKTRYQAVEDEELKFRLETIGRHAYKALGCRGVARVDIKAHLPKGSNDAQGQDSGAQMQLYVLEINTIPGMTATSLIPKLAASHGIAFEDFTELMLAASCCDAP from the coding sequence ATGCAGGACCAGGCGAAAGAGAATACGAAGGTTGCGGATTTGCTCTACGCGTCGATTCAAAAAGACGCCCGGCGCGGCCAACGCGTCGGCGTCGTGACCGGCGGGCAATCCTCGGAGCGCGCGATTAGCTTGCGCACCGGCGAGGGTTTCGTGGGCGCGCTGAAAAAGCTCGGCTACGAGCCGCTTGTCTATGATATGCCCGCGGACCTGGGAAAATTGGTCGCGGATCGCCCGGACGCGCTGTTGCTTGGTTTGCACGGCGGCGCCGGCGAGAACGGTGTATTGCAGGGGTTTCTCGAGACCCTCGGGGTGGCCTACACCGGCAGCGGCGTGCTCGCCTCGGCCCTGGCCATGGATAAGGGGCACGCCAAGGCGGTGCTTAACCACGCCGGCGTCCCCACCCCCAGCGGGTTGCGACTGGCTGGTTTCGGCGACTTCGATTTCGAGGCGGTCAACGCCGACCTGGACGCCCTCGGGCTGGAATTGCCGCTGGTCGTCAAGCCCAATGATGAGGGCAGCTCGGTCGGCGTGTATTTGTGCAAAGAGGAGACCGATTTCGCGGTCGCCCTCGATACCCTCTGGGATCGCGAAGTCGGCGAGGGAACGCCGGCGATCTTGGTGGAGCAATTCCTCAACGGCCCCGAATATACCGTCGGATTTTTCGACGATATCTGCCTGGGATCGATCGAAGTGACACCCGAAGACGGGTTTTATGACTATCGTGCAAAATACGAATCAGATAAAACGCGCTATCAGGCGGTTGAGGACGAAGAATTAAAATTTCGCCTTGAAACCATCGGCCGACATGCCTACAAAGCGCTCGGCTGTCGGGGTGTCGCGCGAGTCGACATCAAGGCGCATCTGCCAAAGGGATCGAATGATGCACAGGGGCAAGACTCAGGCGCGCAGATGCAACTCTATGTCCTGGAGATAAACACGATTCCCGGCATGACCGCGACGAGCCTAATCCCCAAATTGGCCGCCTCCCACGGGATTGCTTTTGAAGATTTTACCGAGTTAATGCTCGCGGCATCTTGCTGCGATGCCCCATAA
- the murG gene encoding undecaprenyldiphospho-muramoylpentapeptide beta-N-acetylglucosaminyltransferase yields the protein MWPFSGERARRVVIAGGGTGGHLFPGVAVVEAIEQLDPSVDVAFVGSPRGIEARAIPKLGYDLELIDVPMLNGAGAAGWARGLVQLPGSGFGAMGAIKRLNPGLVVSVGGYAAGPFTMLASMRGIPCALMEQNSTPGMTNRLLGKVVDQAFVSFEKTREFFPNIPCDFVGNPVRKSLLDLAEGFEYEAPEEGREFRILIIGGSGGAASFNSKLPADFCALGEQGANLRIRHQCGRGRVAEVDGGYSDFAGEAEVVEFIDDMAEAYKWCDLLICRAGASTIAEVLVLGIPAIYVPFPHAADDHQTKNAQAIAEAGAGIMIADSDVGQGRATRLLAGLLQNPISLQNLARKARTLGRPDAATIIAQKCIEML from the coding sequence ATGTGGCCATTTTCTGGAGAGCGCGCGCGGCGCGTCGTCATTGCTGGTGGTGGAACGGGCGGGCATCTCTTCCCGGGCGTCGCGGTGGTCGAGGCGATCGAACAGCTCGACCCGAGCGTCGATGTCGCCTTTGTGGGCTCGCCGCGCGGAATCGAAGCGCGCGCCATCCCCAAACTCGGCTATGACCTGGAGCTGATCGATGTGCCGATGCTCAACGGCGCTGGCGCCGCGGGCTGGGCGCGCGGTCTGGTGCAATTGCCCGGCAGTGGTTTCGGCGCGATGGGCGCGATTAAGCGCCTCAACCCGGGGCTCGTCGTCAGCGTCGGCGGCTACGCGGCCGGCCCGTTCACCATGCTCGCCTCGATGCGCGGGATTCCCTGCGCCTTGATGGAGCAAAACTCGACGCCTGGCATGACCAACCGATTGCTCGGAAAGGTCGTCGACCAGGCCTTCGTGAGTTTTGAAAAAACACGCGAGTTCTTCCCGAATATCCCCTGCGACTTCGTCGGGAATCCGGTGCGAAAAAGCCTGCTCGATTTGGCGGAAGGCTTCGAATACGAGGCGCCGGAGGAAGGGCGTGAATTCCGAATTCTCATCATCGGTGGCAGCGGCGGGGCGGCGAGTTTTAACTCGAAATTGCCCGCCGATTTCTGCGCGCTCGGTGAGCAGGGCGCCAATCTTCGCATCCGCCATCAATGCGGTCGCGGGCGAGTGGCTGAGGTCGACGGCGGCTATAGCGACTTCGCCGGCGAGGCCGAAGTGGTCGAGTTTATCGACGATATGGCCGAGGCTTATAAATGGTGCGACCTGCTGATCTGCCGGGCCGGCGCCTCCACGATCGCCGAGGTCTTGGTGCTCGGTATCCCGGCGATTTATGTGCCGTTCCCGCACGCCGCTGACGATCATCAGACCAAAAATGCCCAGGCGATCGCCGAGGCGGGCGCCGGAATCATGATCGCGGATTCCGACGTCGGCCAAGGGCGCGCCACCCGCCTGCTCGCCGGCCTTCTGCAGAATCCGATCTCCCTGCAAAACCTCGCCCGAAAAGCGCGCACGCTGGGGCGCCCCGACGCGGCCACGATCATCGCCCAGAAATGCATCGAAATGCTGTAA
- the ftsW gene encoding putative lipid II flippase FtsW, with translation MSTTDRLSTLAGQFSGDTSGDRFGDPDAQPWDSWLLAAVLALVGFGLVMLYSASAVMSAEKFGDPMFLVLSQAQKVGVGVVGLFVALRVDYRWYQRLVYPILGITILMLVLVLIPGIGKIQNGAQRWFSIGGASFQPGEVAKVVSLIFLSYSLNKKIGTMKKFSVAFVPHIVVIGLLVGLLMLQPDFGTSVILMLMMGLLLFVSGARIIYLGGFAVTGAVLAYFAITSREYRMKRVMAFLDPFEYRSGIGYQISESLISIGSGGFTGRGLGNGTGNLGYVPELWSDFIATIIAEELGLLGMIFLVSLFIVIVWRGTLIAFRATDDFGRYLAFGLTSLIGIQATANLCVVTGLLPNKGLTLPFVSFGGSSMILSLCSIGILLNISKNAPDEWELNREERLARRSEKRWSRKKQRILSRRKDLRD, from the coding sequence ATGAGCACCACGGATCGACTTAGCACCCTCGCCGGGCAATTTTCGGGGGATACATCGGGCGATCGCTTCGGCGACCCCGACGCACAGCCCTGGGATAGCTGGCTGCTCGCCGCGGTCCTGGCCCTGGTGGGCTTTGGCCTGGTGATGCTCTATTCGGCCAGCGCCGTGATGTCTGCTGAGAAATTCGGCGACCCGATGTTTTTGGTCCTCAGCCAGGCCCAAAAGGTGGGCGTGGGCGTCGTTGGACTTTTTGTCGCGCTTCGCGTGGACTACCGCTGGTACCAACGCCTCGTCTACCCAATCCTCGGCATCACGATTTTGATGCTCGTCCTGGTCCTCATCCCCGGCATCGGCAAGATCCAGAACGGCGCCCAGCGCTGGTTTAGTATCGGCGGGGCGAGCTTCCAGCCCGGCGAGGTCGCCAAGGTCGTGTCGCTCATCTTCTTGTCCTACTCCCTGAATAAAAAGATCGGCACGATGAAGAAATTCAGCGTGGCGTTTGTCCCCCATATCGTGGTCATCGGCCTGCTGGTCGGGCTGTTGATGTTGCAGCCCGACTTCGGAACGTCCGTCATCCTGATGCTTATGATGGGGCTTCTGCTCTTCGTCAGCGGGGCGCGGATTATCTACCTCGGCGGATTCGCCGTCACCGGCGCAGTGCTGGCGTATTTCGCGATCACGAGCCGCGAATACCGTATGAAACGCGTGATGGCCTTCCTCGACCCCTTCGAATATCGCAGCGGCATCGGCTACCAGATCAGTGAGTCGCTTATCTCGATTGGCTCGGGTGGGTTTACCGGGCGCGGGCTCGGAAACGGCACCGGAAACCTGGGGTATGTGCCGGAGCTGTGGAGTGACTTTATCGCCACCATCATCGCCGAGGAGCTCGGACTGCTCGGCATGATCTTCCTGGTCTCGCTCTTCATCGTCATCGTCTGGCGCGGAACGCTGATCGCCTTTCGGGCGACCGATGACTTTGGCCGCTACCTGGCGTTCGGGCTGACCTCGCTTATCGGCATTCAGGCCACCGCGAACCTCTGCGTTGTCACGGGGCTTCTGCCCAACAAGGGTCTGACGCTCCCGTTCGTGAGCTTCGGCGGTAGCTCAATGATCCTGTCGCTATGCTCGATTGGGATACTGCTCAATATCTCGAAGAACGCGCCCGATGAATGGGAGCTCAACCGAGAGGAGCGCCTCGCGCGACGCTCGGAGAAGCGATGGTCGCGAAAGAAGCAAAGAATTCTGAGTCGCCGCAAAGATCTGCGCGATTAA
- the mraY gene encoding phospho-N-acetylmuramoyl-pentapeptide-transferase produces MLFELFFWLKDYFSPLNVFRYVSFRTVAAMITALGMSLFLYPWFIRRLQMRQIGQVIREDGPESHFSKAGTPTMGGVLLLFAVVVSTLLWADLSNPYVGVILGITVLFGVVGFFDDYMKLRGQSSAGLSGKIRLLIEFAVAGAAMLIMFKLNAFDYSTTLYLPFVSTEKFAFELPLWIYMPFAMLVIVGTSNAVNLTDGLDGLAIGPVIVAAGTFLILAYSSATVLGYEEVVNGVTVTQKFDLAKYLMIPKVDGAQELAIFCAAMIGAGVGFLWYNSFPAQVFMGDVGALSLGGALGSLAVITKHELLSTIIFGIFLIEAISVITQTTSYKLTGKRVFRMAPIHHHFEMKGWPEPKIIVRFWIIAIVLNLVALASLKLR; encoded by the coding sequence ATGCTTTTTGAACTCTTCTTTTGGCTAAAAGACTATTTTAGCCCCCTCAACGTCTTTCGCTATGTCAGCTTCCGAACCGTCGCGGCGATGATCACCGCGCTGGGGATGAGCCTTTTTCTGTATCCCTGGTTTATTCGACGCCTCCAGATGCGCCAGATCGGCCAGGTGATCCGCGAAGATGGCCCCGAGAGCCATTTTAGCAAGGCCGGAACGCCCACCATGGGCGGCGTGCTGCTGCTCTTTGCGGTCGTGGTCTCCACGCTCTTGTGGGCGGACCTCTCAAACCCCTATGTCGGCGTCATCCTTGGCATCACCGTGCTCTTTGGGGTCGTCGGTTTTTTCGACGATTATATGAAATTGCGCGGCCAATCCTCGGCGGGGCTGTCGGGGAAGATTCGGCTGCTGATCGAGTTCGCGGTCGCCGGCGCGGCGATGCTCATCATGTTCAAGCTCAACGCCTTCGACTATTCGACCACGCTTTATTTGCCCTTTGTAAGTACCGAAAAATTCGCCTTCGAGTTGCCGCTTTGGATCTATATGCCCTTTGCGATGCTCGTCATCGTGGGCACCTCGAACGCGGTGAATCTCACCGACGGGCTCGACGGCCTGGCCATCGGCCCGGTCATCGTCGCCGCCGGCACATTCCTCATCCTCGCCTACAGCTCGGCGACCGTGCTGGGCTATGAGGAGGTCGTCAACGGTGTGACCGTGACGCAGAAATTCGACCTCGCGAAATATCTAATGATCCCCAAGGTGGACGGCGCCCAGGAACTCGCGATTTTCTGTGCCGCGATGATTGGCGCTGGCGTCGGGTTCCTCTGGTATAACTCCTTCCCCGCGCAGGTATTCATGGGCGATGTCGGCGCGCTGTCGCTCGGCGGCGCGCTGGGTTCGCTGGCGGTCATCACCAAGCATGAATTATTGTCGACCATTATCTTCGGCATCTTCCTGATCGAGGCGATCAGCGTCATCACCCAGACCACGAGCTATAAGCTCACGGGCAAGCGGGTCTTCCGCATGGCGCCGATTCATCACCATTTCGAGATGAAAGGGTGGCCGGAGCCAAAAATTATCGTGCGTTTTTGGATCATTGCGATAGTGTTGAACCTGGTCGCTTTGGCGTCGCTTAAATTGCGCTGA